From Manihot esculenta cultivar AM560-2 chromosome 18, M.esculenta_v8, whole genome shotgun sequence:
AGGACGTTTTGACAAGAGCCGTTCTCGAGCTATACGGTCATTAACGGAGCCtaagtatttaccccctcactagtcatggaataactgctgaggaggtaaaggggcaattgataacctCCAGATCTTTTCTAGCCCAGGAATAAGGCCGGATCCAAAAGAAGGCCACAGGTTCAAAGCCCATCAGATCATACGCTCGAAAGACGGCTCGACTTCACGAGCCTGGACCAGCGACCCAGGGCAATCCGGGTCAGATACGAGTACAAGCCCAATAGGGGAGTAGGCCTAATTACTCACCAACCCTGTTCGCATGCGTGCCAGGGTGAATTGCATGCGTGCCAGGGTGAATTAATAAACATATCACTGATAATTTCAGTATTACaaaattaatatgttaaaattaataaacaaattaTTAGAAATATTTTCAATAGTAAAAGATTATgttgtaaataatattttatcatattaacattatataatataaaataaaatttaaaaaataaaaaattatctgcCAACCTATTATTAGAGGACCTCCCGCGGCGCCTCTCAGATAGATGCCTTTCTAtgtgaataaatttttaaaaaaattaaaagaaattaaagttgTGTCACCTCCTATAAGTCAAGTTTGTCCATGCCGTAATTCTGAGTTTAAAACTGTTATACATAGTTTAGTGATGTGCCCTTTTGCTAAGCAAGTGTAGACGATGGACCActtcaatatttaataaatcCATAATACTCCAAGTACATGAAATGTGGTTTATTTGCTGGAAGGGGACAAAGAAGGGGACAAAGAAGGAAAACAAAATGGAAGCAAGTAAATTATTGTGAAGACTTGCATATTTGCTGGTGGGCAATTCCAAGTACATGAAATGTGGTTTAAGGATCAGGGAATCATTAGATCTGTTTGTTAGAAGTGACATTTTTAACCGCAGATACTTTGCAGAATGCCAAATATATTTACGTAATCCTGAGATAATACAAGAGGCTAATGTTTCTCAGTGATGTCGTAAAATGAAAGAAACTGCCTCTGTTTGTAGTCACTTTTTGGATTATCTTTTTGGTCTTTCTCTATCAAAACCAGAGGCCGAATTAGCTGGTGTATGTTTATATCTTATTGCTATAGCTGCATAAGGGCGTGTAGTTTTGGTTACCGTTTCAGTTTGAATTTGgttttttcttcttattctaGTTCGGTTCTTGTTTAGAACTTCTAAACATAAaagtatttttcaaataaattgtTAATGAAACAGAACAGCTGGTGACCATCATATTATTCCATTGGCACAAAACCGAACATGTTGTAGAGAGCATAAACTAAGAGAAATTATTAATGCACATAcgcttttattaataatcatgaAATACTTACTCTTTTAGGGTTGAGGGAGAAATACCAGTAATATTCTAGAATTTTccacaaatttaataatatgttgATCAAGATCAACTCTCATTTGTGGAACTCCAAAACCCAGCTATTGTAAGCACAGCATATGGCTTCACAGCTTGAAAAGCCAGATTTCAAAGCCAAGGCCTCAAACTCCTTTTGGGTTCTCTCTTTTCCTCCAGGACTTTGAGTTAACATGACTAAATCTAGCTTATGCGCAAACTGTGAAGAAACAATGTTCTCTGGGGCCATGGGTAGAATGCACTCCACAACAATCACCTTACCATTACTAGGGAGAGCTTCCCAGCAATTCTTGAGAAGTTTCAAGCAATGCTCATCGCTCCAATCATGGAGTATCCACTGCAAGGTTCATCAGCAAATGAACAAAACTTCTAACCATTAATTATGTTGAAtctatacaaaataaaattaactcatAGACAACGATGACCACCTTCAGGAAAATTGCATCTCCCTTTGGAACACTCCTAAACATATCTCCTTTGACATGCTCCACTCCTGCCATATATCATCAGCTTCATATAATAACTGGGTATTTTTCACAAAACAGAGCATACTTTAATACCTGAATATGAAGGTGAATTGGCTAATACATGGGGCAAATCGTAGTTGATTCCCTTAATATGAGGATATTTTGAAGCGATAATACTGAGAGTAACTCCAGTGCCACCTCCCACATCAACCAACACATTGAGGCCATCAAATCCCCTGTAAACATTGAGGATCTTCTTCACCACTAAGGTAGTGTAGCTTGACATTGCTTGATTGAATAGCGTGTTGAACCTTTGATCAGTTCCCAGGTATTCAAATGCCGTCATTCCATGGGCTCTGCTGAATGGAAATCCACCTTCAAGTATTGCATCATTTAAATGGAACCTACAATAACATTTGGGAATTAGATCATACACTAAATGGGCAGATAAATATTAGAGGAAGAGGCCAAATATATGAGTACCAGCTCTTCATGAGAACCTCATCATGGTGCATCAACAATAGAGGACCAGCAGATCCACTCCCATCTTGGTTCTTGgtgaggaatttgcaaatgggTCCTGCACCATACCATCTTTCCACTTGGCCATTCTCTTTGGTGGAAGACGAGCACTTCACTATATCATAGCTTGCCAAAACACGCAACATACGATCCAGTAAGATAGGTGCATCTTGGTTTCTCGCCGCCGGAATCCGCTGTGCAATCTCGGAAGCTGAGAGGGAACCACGACTGTTCCCAGGTGTGGAAATGATGTCGATGATGTTGAGCTCCAGAGTTGATTTGAGTACCATTGGAAGAACAACGGCATTTGCTAGGCTGACGGCTAGATTCCATGTTTCTTCTTCATCGTAGCATTCAGACACAATTGTAGCTGAAGCGCTTTGCTCAGAACCGGTCATTGATTTGTGTGAAGCTGCTGTTTCAGCTCATCGtcctatttaaattaaatttaaaattaaatcgaattaaataaattaaaaattaaaaattaaattaaattaattttaattaaaaattaaa
This genomic window contains:
- the LOC110606366 gene encoding caffeic acid 3-O-methyltransferase-like codes for the protein MTGSEQSASATIVSECYDEEETWNLAVSLANAVVLPMVLKSTLELNIIDIISTPGNSRGSLSASEIAQRIPAARNQDAPILLDRMLRVLASYDIVKCSSSTKENGQVERWYGAGPICKFLTKNQDGSGSAGPLLLMHHDEVLMKSWFHLNDAILEGGFPFSRAHGMTAFEYLGTDQRFNTLFNQAMSSYTTLVVKKILNVYRGFDGLNVLVDVGGGTGVTLSIIASKYPHIKGINYDLPHVLANSPSYSGVEHVKGDMFRSVPKGDAIFLKWILHDWSDEHCLKLLKNCWEALPSNGKVIVVECILPMAPENIVSSQFAHKLDLVMLTQSPGGKERTQKEFEALALKSGFSSCEAICCAYNSWVLEFHK